The Thermosynechococcus sp. CL-1 genomic interval ATTTTAATATTGCCCCAGAAGATAAAGACCTTTTTGATGCCAGCGATCGCGCCACAAAAGTGGGAGCCACCGATGCCGAACGCAACCTGTTAGCGGCCATTCGCGACCTTGGCTTCCACGATGCCTTTCGCCACTTTACCGAGGCGCCTGGGCACTACTCTTGGTGGGATTATCGCACTAATGCCTTTCGCCGCAATCACGGCTGGCGCATTGATCACCTCTACATTACCCCTGGCATCAAAGCCTGTGCCTGCAACTGTTATATTGATACTGCCCCTCGGCGGTTAGCGAAACCCAGTGACCATGCACCGGTGGTTTTAGAGATTGAAAAGGGGCTGTACAGTGGGCTGGCGCAGCCACTCGGTTAAATCCTGAACCCCTTGGCCGTAGGTGAGATCAAAGGTCAGCGGTGTGATACTAATCAGATTTTGGGCAATGGCTTCCACATCCGTGGGGGCTTGATTGGGGTCTTGGGGATATTCTTCAACCACTTCACCAGCGAGCCAGTAGTAGGTTTTGCCGCGAGGGTCAATGCGCTTCTGGAACAGGTCATGGTAGCGGCGAATCCCCTGTCGTGTAATGACAACGCCAGCAATTTCACTGGCAGGCAGAGCCGGCACATTCACATTGAGGAGCATCTTTGGGGGCAGGGGGGCGGTTTCCAGTGCCTTGAGCAGACGACTGGCAAAGTCAGCGGCTGGCTGAAAGTCATGAACTGTGAAACTGGTGAGGCTAATGGCAATACTGGGAATTCCCTCAATCACCCCCTCCATGGCAGCAGACACCGTGCCGGAGTAAAGAATATCCGTGCCGAGGTTGGAGCCTTGGTTAATCCCAGAAACGACAAAATCTGGGGGTGCCTCTAGGAGGGCACCAAGGGCGAGTTTGACACAGTCGGAGGGGGTACCGGAGCAGGCCCACGCCTTAATACTAGGGTGAAAGCGATCGCTAACGACTTCGGCGCGAATCGGATCAAAGACCGTGAGGCTATGCCCTGTAGCAGAGCGTTCGCGATCCGGACACACAACCACGACTTCATGGCCAGCGATCGCCAGCGTATCTGCCAACGCCCGAATACCGGGGGCAAAGACCCCATCATCATTGGCAATGAGTAACCGCATTTCCTGCCCCCTGAATCGTGAAGTATTGGCAAAACATTACAGTTGATTGCAAATCGCAACACCCTCCCTGAGAAATGTTAACCTCTAAAAGGGTTAAGTGACGCACCCCACCCTGCCGAACAGTTTGAACGCACCATTCCTGACATGACCGCCTTTAGGGATTGATAGGATCTATGGAACGCCTACTGAACCATCAGTTGAAGGAGAACACTGTGTCTGTGCATCAAAGTCATCCGTTACTCCGTGAAGACCTCAGCGAATACGTTGCCCATTTGCAACTGCACATGGCACTCCAAGCGCGCAATTTGGTGCCTGCCCTGAAACACACCAGCGACAGCCGCGAGCAACTTCTCCATCAAACCCAAGCCACCTTTGAGAAGCACGTCTCCCGTCAAAGCTATATTGGCTAAAGCAATTTTTCTCTGTGCTCAAAAATTAAAACCTATGATATCTAAGCAGGAGTGATCTTGCTGCTTTTTGCGTTGGTTAGGGGAGTTGCTCCTCTCACCACTTTGAGGAACGATCGCAACAGAGTACACTAGGGACGATATTGCTATTTGTAACACTCTTGCCAGCGTTCTCAGGAGGTTTTATGGCGCGGACAGAGTCCACGATGCTTGCCCTTGGTACTGTTGCTCCCGATTTTCAGCTGCCCGATGTGGTGAGTGGGCAAACGATTTCCCTCAGTAGCTTTGCCGATAAGAAAGCCCTACTGGTGATGTTTATTTGTCGCCACTGCCCCTATGTAAAACACGTCCAAGAGGAATTGGCGAAGCTGGGGCGCGACTACAAAGACACTGGCCTAGGAATTGTTGCCATTAGTGCCAATGACGCTGCCAACTATCCCGATGATGCCCCAGAGTCCCTGAAGGCGATGGCCACTGAACTAGGGTTTACATTTCCGCTTTGTTACGACGAGAGCCAAGAAACGGCCAAGGCTTACACGGCAGCCTGTACACCCGACTTCTTCCTCTTTGATGGCGATCGCAAGCTTGTGTATCGCGGACAGCTCGATGATAGCCGCCCCCAGAATGGCTTACCGGTGACTGGGAAAGACTTGCGTGCAGCCATTGATGCCGTGTTAGCTGGTCAAACCCCCAGCGAGGATCAAAAACCGAGTCTTGGCTGTAATATCAAGTGGAAACCGGGGAATGAACCCGCCTATTACGGCTAATGTTGGAAAGGTAAAGAGAGGGGCACTTTTATTGCCGCTTTTGAGTCGTTAACCTACTGTTATATCAATGCCAATGGGTTTGGCTGTATTGACGCGATTTGTTTTTTAGGTGTGAGCAGTGAATAACCAACTTTTTTCGCCAGTGCGAATGCAGCCAATGGGGGCTGCCCTGAAAACGGTAGCAGTGGCAATGGCAACCGTGGCGATCGCCCTCGGTCCTTTGAGTCCCAGTCGTGGCCAAGAAGCCCCTCCGCCTGAAAACCAACCTGCGGAAGCTCCAGTATCCCCAACGCCACCAGCGGTAGAGCCTGCGCCTGAAAGCCCTCCCGCAGCAACCCCAGCACCGCCCACCCCGCCGCCTGTGAGTCAGCCCCCCGCTGATGAACCCCAAGTTCTGATTGCGGAAGTGGTGGTTGAAGGTGCCACACCCGAACTTGAACAATTGGTGTATCAAGTCATTCGCACTCGCCCTGGCAGTACCACCACCCGCACGCAACTACAAGAGGATACCAACGCCATCTTTGCCACGGGCTTTTTTGCTGATGTCAATGCCGTCCCCAGCGATACCCCCCTCGGTGTGCGGATTACATTTGTCGTGCGCCCCTATCCAGTACTGCGAGCCGTTCAAGTAGCGGGCAATCAGGTACTCACCCCAGAAAAAGTCAACGAGATTTTTGCCCCGCAAATTGGTCGCACGCTCAACCTCAGAGAGCTACAGTCTGGCATTGAGCAAATCAACCGGTTCTATAGGGACAATGGCTATATCTTGGGGCAGGTGGTTGGCACGCCCCAAGTGGATCCCGATGGCGTCGTGACGTTGCAGGTGGCTGAAGGGGTGGTTGAAGCGGTCACCTATCGTTTCCTTAATAAAGAAGGAGAGCCGACAAAACAGCGTACCCGTGACTTTGTGATTAGCCGTGAAATGGACACCCAGCCCGGCGTTGTCCTCAACCAAAATACTGTGCAAGCAGATTTGCGACGCCTCTTTGAACTGGGACTCTTTGAAGATGTGCAAGTTGCCCTTGAACCGGGTCAAGACCCACGCAAAGTGAACCTAATTCTCAATATCAGAGAGCGCAATACGGGCAGTATTTCCGCTGGGGCGGGGTATAGTTCCGCTGCAGGGCTATTTGGCACAGTGGCATTCCAACAAAACAACCTCTTTGGTCGCAACTGGAAATTTGGTGTTGAAGCCCAAGGGGGGACTGAAGGGGAGTTTCTCTTTGACATTAACTTTACCGATCCTTGGATTAAGGGGGATCCCTACCGCACCTCCTATACCGTGAGTGCCTTTAACCGCCTGACAGTGCCCACCACCTTCACCAATGGCCCAATTGATGTTCGCTTGCCCAATGGTGACTTTCCGCGGATTAACCGCTTGGGGAGTGCCGTCTTCTTTACGCGACCCTTTACGAAGGATCGGGATCAGATACGCACCGCTTGGACCGGTTCCTTGGGGCTGCAATATCAGCGGGTTACCTCCCTAGACAGTGGTTTTAGCCGCTTTAATACGGATGCTTTAGGCAACTGCTTAACCTTTCCAGACAATGGTGTTTGCCGTGGTTTTAATGACCTGTTTACGGTGCAAGCAGCAATTCTGCGGGACTTGCGTAATGATCCCCTGCGGCCGACGAGTGGCCAAGTGATCCGTTTGGGGGTAGATCAGTCGCTTCCCATTGGGGCGGGCAATATTCTCATGAATCGGGTGCGGGGCAGTTATAGCTTCTATATCCCCGTGAAGTTTCTGCGGATTGAGGGGCCACAAACCCTTGCCTTCAATATCCAAGCGGGCAATATTTTTGGTGATTTGCCCCCCTATGAATCCTTTACGATTGGCGGTGCCAACTCCGTGCGCGGTTGGGAAGAGGGGGCGATCGGCTCCGGGCGCGCCTTTGTGCAAGGGACAATAGAGTATCGGTTCCCAATTTTTAATATTGTTGGTGGCGCCCTCTTTGTGGATGGAGCCAGTTTGCTCGGCACCCAACGCAGCGTACCCGGTCAGCCGGGGATTGTGCGCGGTAAACCCGGCGAGGGGCTAGGCTATGGCGGCGGCCTGCGGGTGAATACCCCCCTAGGCAATATCCGCATTGACTTTGGCTGGAATAATGAAGG includes:
- a CDS encoding BamA/TamA family outer membrane protein; protein product: MNNQLFSPVRMQPMGAALKTVAVAMATVAIALGPLSPSRGQEAPPPENQPAEAPVSPTPPAVEPAPESPPAATPAPPTPPPVSQPPADEPQVLIAEVVVEGATPELEQLVYQVIRTRPGSTTTRTQLQEDTNAIFATGFFADVNAVPSDTPLGVRITFVVRPYPVLRAVQVAGNQVLTPEKVNEIFAPQIGRTLNLRELQSGIEQINRFYRDNGYILGQVVGTPQVDPDGVVTLQVAEGVVEAVTYRFLNKEGEPTKQRTRDFVISREMDTQPGVVLNQNTVQADLRRLFELGLFEDVQVALEPGQDPRKVNLILNIRERNTGSISAGAGYSSAAGLFGTVAFQQNNLFGRNWKFGVEAQGGTEGEFLFDINFTDPWIKGDPYRTSYTVSAFNRLTVPTTFTNGPIDVRLPNGDFPRINRLGSAVFFTRPFTKDRDQIRTAWTGSLGLQYQRVTSLDSGFSRFNTDALGNCLTFPDNGVCRGFNDLFTVQAAILRDLRNDPLRPTSGQVIRLGVDQSLPIGAGNILMNRVRGSYSFYIPVKFLRIEGPQTLAFNIQAGNIFGDLPPYESFTIGGANSVRGWEEGAIGSGRAFVQGTIEYRFPIFNIVGGALFVDGASLLGTQRSVPGQPGIVRGKPGEGLGYGGGLRVNTPLGNIRIDFGWNNEGGSAFSFGIGERF
- the surE gene encoding 5'/3'-nucleotidase SurE; this encodes MRLLIANDDGVFAPGIRALADTLAIAGHEVVVVCPDRERSATGHSLTVFDPIRAEVVSDRFHPSIKAWACSGTPSDCVKLALGALLEAPPDFVVSGINQGSNLGTDILYSGTVSAAMEGVIEGIPSIAISLTSFTVHDFQPAADFASRLLKALETAPLPPKMLLNVNVPALPASEIAGVVITRQGIRRYHDLFQKRIDPRGKTYYWLAGEVVEEYPQDPNQAPTDVEAIAQNLISITPLTFDLTYGQGVQDLTEWLRQPTVQPLFNL
- a CDS encoding thioredoxin family protein; this translates as MARTESTMLALGTVAPDFQLPDVVSGQTISLSSFADKKALLVMFICRHCPYVKHVQEELAKLGRDYKDTGLGIVAISANDAANYPDDAPESLKAMATELGFTFPLCYDESQETAKAYTAACTPDFFLFDGDRKLVYRGQLDDSRPQNGLPVTGKDLRAAIDAVLAGQTPSEDQKPSLGCNIKWKPGNEPAYYG